Genomic window (Sediminispirochaeta smaragdinae DSM 11293):
GGCGACGCGCTTTGGAAGATGCGACCAATGAACTGGCTGCAGAGCTCCGACATCTTGCAGGCATTTCGGCAAAGGCAGCGCTCCTTTCCCGCTCCATCGAAAAGGCCGCCGGCCAGGAAAAAACGGTAAGCTATACCGTCGAGCTCCTAAACGAGTTGGACAGGCAGATCCTATCGACCACCTCAAAGGATATCGCTGCCTTTCTCATCCAGCCCTTTTTGAGAGACTTCTCGCTTCACGACTCCTCAGATAGAGGGTCGAGCCTTTATCAGGCAATCAGCGAAGCGGCGGAAGGTTATCTCGCATTTTTTCATAGCTAAAACTCAAGTTTCCGGGTCCATCGCCGACAATAAAAAAGGGTGGGAGAGAACCCCGCCTCATGCATGTAATGTGTGCATTAAACGGTATGCTGTTAAACGTCCAGGCATACCGTTTTTTTATGTCTAAATCCTTATCCTGTAATGATTTTTTTCTTGTGTAGCCAGTTTTGTAGCCGATTCAATTACCCTATATCGTTTCCAATGCCATGAACGTGCTGGCTGCGGTTACCGGAATACGGCGCGGAGAATTACTCAGTCTACTTAACGGTAATAATGATATGAAGTGCTATGCCCAAGTTCGTCACACAGCGGAATATTGCAAAACAACTTCTATCCAATAACTCAATAGTAAGTTCCAGGGAACTTGCAGATTCCGGTGTGCACAGAGAGACCATTCGCAGGCTGATAGAATCCGGCGAAATGATAAGAATTGCCCGTGGACTATATTCTTCTCCTCAGTTTATCCCTGATGAAAAATATTCGCTTATTGTAGCTCAGAAAACCGTAAAGAGAGGAGTCGTATGTCTGATGAGTGCACTAAGCTTTCATGAAATTGGTACTCAGAATCCTTCTGAAGTATGGATGGCAATTTCTCGGCCTGGTCGCATTCCGACTGTTGATAATATCCCAATGAAAGTAATAACCTTCTCCGGGGCTTCATTTACTGAAGGTATTGAAACGCATCAGATAGATGATGATGAAATAAAAGTATATTGCATATCCAAGACAGTTGCCGATTGCTTCAAGTACAGGAACAAGATCGGGCTTGATGTGGCAATTGAAGCGCTGAAAGATGTAATACAAAACAAGCGTACCTCCATAGAGGAGATTATTCATTATGCGGAAGTATGCAGGGTAAGAAAGATTATGCGGCCATATATGGAAAGTATAGTATGAGTGAATCACGAAAGGATTATTCGGCGTCGATACTCGCAAGATTATTGAATCACAGTCGTGAACATAAGAAGATTATCAGTCGTTGCTTATCAGGTATGTTGCCGAGAGGTTCCTGTATAGATTGGGACAATCGGATTATCGGAAAAGCTACGTCCTCAAGGGAGCATATCTGCTCACTATCACGCTTGAAGATCAGATATACCGGACAACAAAGGATATTGACTTTCTGAAAACCGGTAATACTGATCGAGAATTCATCCTTGAATCTATCAAGAGCATTTGTGATATCCAATACCCTGAAGATGCAGTCAGGTTCGATACTGAGACGATCATCATTCAGGATATCCGAGAGCAAAATAAATACCATGGACAGAGAGCGAAAATTAAGGCTTATATCGGAAAGGCCAGAGTACCCCTGCAAATTGACATCGGTATTGGCGATTCAGTACATCCCGGACCTGTTACCAAGTCGATACCGTCTCTCTTGGAGATAGAGACTGCGAGTGTTGAATCCTATCCTATTGAAACAATTATTGCCGAGAAACTGGAAGCGGCGGTTGCTCTGAGTCTGCTTACCAGCCGTATGAAAGGCTTCTATGATGTATACATTATAATCCGGACATTCGAGTTAAACTTCGTCGAGGTGGCTACTGCAATTCAGCAGACTTTTGAGCGTCGCAAGACTGATATACCGATTGAAATGCCGGTTGTCTTCACGGAGAAAGTATATCAGGATTCTACAAAACAAAAGCAATGGAAGGCCTTTGTCGGGAAACTCCGTACTGAAAACTCAGCTCTCGAACTATCTGAAGTTATTGAAGTTATATCGCAGTTCAGTAGTGTCTTCTGGCATAACAGCAGAGAGAAGCCGATTCTCTGGATACCGGCTGAAGGTTGGAGATACAAATAATTACT
Coding sequences:
- a CDS encoding type IV toxin-antitoxin system AbiEi family antitoxin domain-containing protein codes for the protein MPKFVTQRNIAKQLLSNNSIVSSRELADSGVHRETIRRLIESGEMIRIARGLYSSPQFIPDEKYSLIVAQKTVKRGVVCLMSALSFHEIGTQNPSEVWMAISRPGRIPTVDNIPMKVITFSGASFTEGIETHQIDDDEIKVYCISKTVADCFKYRNKIGLDVAIEALKDVIQNKRTSIEEIIHYAEVCRVRKIMRPYMESIV
- a CDS encoding nucleotidyl transferase AbiEii/AbiGii toxin family protein translates to MLIRYVAERFLYRLGQSDYRKSYVLKGAYLLTITLEDQIYRTTKDIDFLKTGNTDREFILESIKSICDIQYPEDAVRFDTETIIIQDIREQNKYHGQRAKIKAYIGKARVPLQIDIGIGDSVHPGPVTKSIPSLLEIETASVESYPIETIIAEKLEAAVALSLLTSRMKGFYDVYIIIRTFELNFVEVATAIQQTFERRKTDIPIEMPVVFTEKVYQDSTKQKQWKAFVGKLRTENSALELSEVIEVISQFSSVFWHNSREKPILWIPAEGWRYK